One window of Desulfarculus baarsii DSM 2075 genomic DNA carries:
- a CDS encoding metal ABC transporter permease, with amino-acid sequence MAELWRAVAALAPGNEFLQALAQNAFLQNALLAGLLASLACGVVGGYVMARRITYIAGAIAHSVLGGMGAAGYARAVLGWDWAHPLLGATVAALVAAGLIGVVSLRAGQREDTVIGAIWAVGMAVGVLFIARTPGYNSELMSYLFGNILMVSRADLWLMAGLDAVILAVAVLFHNQLVAVCFDEEFARLRGLPVGLHYFLLLALTALTVVLLSTVVGIIMVIALLTLPAGTAASFSRRLGAIMAWAVAIAMLVTSAGLALSFGPDLPTGAVIILLAGALYLAAAGLAWLLRRG; translated from the coding sequence ATGGCTGAGTTGTGGCGGGCCGTGGCCGCCCTGGCCCCCGGCAACGAGTTCCTCCAGGCCCTGGCTCAAAACGCCTTTTTGCAAAACGCCCTGCTGGCCGGGCTGTTGGCCAGCCTGGCCTGCGGCGTCGTGGGCGGCTACGTCATGGCCCGACGCATCACCTACATCGCCGGGGCCATCGCCCACAGCGTGCTGGGCGGCATGGGCGCGGCCGGTTACGCCAGGGCCGTGCTGGGCTGGGACTGGGCCCACCCCCTGCTGGGGGCGACCGTGGCGGCGCTTGTGGCCGCCGGGCTCATCGGCGTGGTCAGCCTGCGGGCCGGCCAGCGCGAGGACACCGTGATCGGGGCTATCTGGGCGGTGGGCATGGCCGTGGGCGTGCTGTTCATCGCCCGCACGCCGGGCTACAACAGCGAGCTGATGAGCTATCTTTTCGGCAATATCCTCATGGTCTCGCGGGCCGACCTCTGGCTGATGGCCGGGCTGGACGCGGTGATTTTGGCCGTGGCCGTACTGTTTCACAACCAACTGGTGGCCGTGTGCTTCGACGAGGAATTCGCCAGGCTGCGCGGCCTGCCGGTGGGGCTCCACTATTTTCTGCTGCTGGCGCTGACGGCGCTGACGGTGGTGCTGTTGTCGACGGTGGTGGGCATCATCATGGTCATCGCCCTGCTGACGCTGCCGGCGGGCACGGCGGCCTCGTTCAGCCGCCGGCTGGGGGCGATCATGGCCTGGGCGGTGGCCATCGCCATGCTCGTCACCAGCGCCGGCCTGGCGCTGAGCTTTGGCCCGGATCTGCCCACCGGCGCGGTGATCATCCTGCTGGCCGGCGCGCTCTACCTGGCCGCGGCCGGCCTGGCCTGGCTGCTGCGCCGCGGCTGA
- a CDS encoding response regulator, whose amino-acid sequence MGKKILVVDDEQPILDLLGEAFTHAGYQVISTDSPEKALEILGREKIPVMFLDLNLPGMNGLELCRRIRAVNPMAQIFAFTGFVSLFELADCREAGFDDYFTKPVKLAVLLKAAKDAFERLERWRGR is encoded by the coding sequence ATGGGCAAAAAAATCCTCGTCGTCGACGACGAACAGCCGATCCTCGACCTGCTCGGCGAGGCCTTCACCCACGCCGGCTATCAGGTGATCAGCACCGACAGCCCCGAAAAGGCCCTGGAAATCCTGGGCCGCGAAAAAATACCAGTGATGTTTCTGGACCTGAACCTGCCGGGCATGAACGGCCTGGAGCTGTGCCGACGCATCCGCGCGGTCAATCCCATGGCCCAGATCTTCGCCTTCACCGGTTTCGTCTCGTTGTTCGAGTTGGCCGACTGCCGCGAGGCCGGCTTTGACGATTATTTCACCAAACCCGTCAAGTTGGCCGTCTTGCTGAAAGCGGCCAAGGACGCATTCGAGCGCCTGGAGCGCTGGCGAGGGCGCTGA
- the bioD gene encoding dethiobiotin synthase, with product MPLGKGLFIAGSDTGVGKTMVSAGLTAALRQRGLDAGYLKPVGTEAQCVDGRPVNPDAVFVGRMAELPEPAWRLNPFCLSAPLSPLAAARREGVTLDFGQIVAACRQALDEREFCVIEGAGGVMVPLCEGKLMLDLMAELALPVLVVGRPGLGTINHTLLTMLAARSRGLAVVGFVFSGGGEGVELDPSRHANPALTEEFGGAPYLGALPDMGGGEISPRALRAAAGAWLDIDGLLAALNRATNQG from the coding sequence ATGCCCCTAGGCAAGGGCCTGTTCATCGCCGGTTCCGACACCGGCGTGGGCAAGACCATGGTCAGCGCCGGCCTGACGGCGGCCCTGCGCCAGCGCGGCCTGGACGCCGGCTATCTCAAGCCCGTGGGCACCGAGGCCCAATGCGTCGACGGCCGGCCGGTCAACCCCGACGCCGTGTTCGTGGGCCGCATGGCCGAGCTGCCCGAGCCGGCCTGGCGGCTCAATCCCTTTTGCCTGAGCGCGCCTCTTTCGCCGCTGGCCGCCGCGCGGCGCGAGGGCGTGACGTTGGATTTCGGCCAGATCGTCGCCGCCTGCCGCCAGGCCCTGGACGAGCGCGAATTCTGCGTGATCGAGGGGGCCGGCGGGGTGATGGTCCCCCTGTGCGAGGGCAAGCTGATGCTCGACCTCATGGCCGAACTGGCCTTGCCGGTGCTGGTGGTGGGCCGGCCCGGCCTGGGCACGATCAACCACACGCTCTTGACCATGCTGGCGGCGCGCTCGCGGGGGCTGGCGGTGGTGGGCTTTGTCTTCAGCGGCGGTGGCGAGGGCGTGGAGCTGGACCCTTCGCGGCACGCCAACCCGGCCCTGACCGAGGAGTTCGGCGGCGCGCCCTACTTGGGCGCCTTGCCCGACATGGGCGGTGGCGAGATCTCGCCACGGGCCCTGCGCGCGGCGGCCGGGGCCTGGCTGGACATCGACGGCCTGCTGGCGGCGCTCAATCGCGCCACAAACCAGGGATGA
- the trkA gene encoding Trk system potassium transporter TrkA produces the protein MRVLIIGAGEVGYHTALRLSRENHRVVLVDQDPEKIKAVNEQMDVQTLVGKGSSPAALLAAGVREAELVVAVTDSDEVNMTACRFAQALAPAVTKVARIRSMDYLHFFEEHDPRQFGVDLVINPEREVANQIMQLIYVPAANSVADFAGGKVKLLGLRAPVTSPILKRPLHELRMSEGSRFLVAAIERDGEVIIPRGDDHLRADDRAYVVVREDMINEVMEFFSLRNEPVRKLVVVGGGAIGRLVAERAQRRDIKARVIEKDEDRCQMLVDQLDDVIVLHGDGTDMSLLREENIGAADVFAAVTDDEEDNVLIALMGKKMGARRTVARVAHMGYVPLVSSLGIDLVVSPRFAAVGAILRYLRRGKVLAVSALRDEGAEVIEVEAQATSAMVGKPLAQVKMPSGALVAAVVRGEEVEIPNGQTVINPGDRMVIFMLTKVLSKVEKLLTVSLEYF, from the coding sequence GTGCGCGTATTGATCATCGGCGCGGGCGAGGTGGGCTATCACACGGCGCTAAGGCTCTCGCGCGAAAACCACCGCGTGGTGCTGGTCGACCAAGACCCGGAAAAGATCAAGGCCGTCAACGAGCAGATGGACGTGCAGACCCTGGTCGGCAAGGGCTCGAGCCCGGCGGCGCTGTTGGCCGCCGGCGTGCGCGAGGCCGAGCTGGTGGTGGCCGTCACCGACAGCGACGAGGTCAACATGACCGCCTGCCGCTTCGCCCAGGCCCTGGCTCCGGCGGTGACCAAAGTGGCGCGCATCCGCTCGATGGACTACCTGCACTTTTTCGAGGAGCACGACCCCCGGCAATTCGGCGTGGACCTGGTCATCAACCCCGAGCGCGAGGTGGCCAACCAGATCATGCAGTTGATCTACGTGCCGGCGGCCAACTCGGTGGCCGATTTCGCCGGCGGCAAGGTCAAGCTGCTGGGCCTGCGCGCGCCGGTGACCAGCCCCATCCTCAAGCGGCCCCTGCACGAGCTGCGCATGTCCGAGGGCTCGCGCTTTCTGGTGGCGGCCATCGAGCGCGACGGCGAGGTGATCATCCCCCGCGGCGACGACCATCTGCGGGCCGACGACCGGGCCTACGTGGTCGTGCGCGAGGACATGATCAACGAGGTCATGGAGTTTTTCAGCCTGCGCAACGAACCGGTGCGCAAGCTCGTCGTGGTCGGCGGCGGGGCCATCGGCCGCCTGGTGGCCGAACGGGCCCAGCGGCGCGACATCAAGGCCCGCGTCATCGAAAAAGACGAAGACCGCTGTCAGATGCTGGTCGACCAGCTCGACGACGTCATCGTCCTGCACGGCGACGGCACCGACATGAGCCTGCTGCGCGAGGAAAACATCGGCGCGGCCGACGTCTTCGCCGCTGTCACCGACGACGAGGAAGACAACGTGCTCATCGCCCTGATGGGCAAAAAAATGGGCGCGCGGCGCACGGTGGCCAGGGTGGCCCACATGGGTTACGTGCCCTTGGTCAGTTCCTTGGGCATCGACCTGGTCGTCAGCCCCCGTTTCGCGGCGGTGGGGGCGATCCTGCGCTATCTGCGGCGCGGCAAGGTCTTGGCCGTCAGCGCCCTGCGCGACGAGGGGGCCGAGGTCATCGAGGTGGAGGCCCAGGCCACCTCGGCCATGGTCGGCAAGCCCCTGGCCCAGGTCAAGATGCCCAGCGGCGCCCTGGTGGCGGCGGTGGTGCGCGGCGAAGAGGTCGAAATCCCCAACGGCCAAACCGTCATCAACCCCGGCGACCGCATGGTCATCTTCATGCTGACCAAGGTGCTCTCCAAGGTCGAGAAGCTCCTGACCGTCAGCCTGGAATATTTCTAG
- the bioB gene encoding biotin synthase BioB → MSQTPFPDPLALAGRPPTPAEAAAWLEPDDLGQLGRLLAAAGAARQRWQADAVELCAIVNARSGRCSEDCAFCAQSAHHHTDAQVYPLLSATEIAQRAERAADCGALRFGLVTSGKGCPSGRDLDEICRALELIVKRGRILPCASLGLLNAAQARRLVEAGLRRYHHNLESGPSYFPSICASHAFEERVETVRVAQQAGLEVCCGGIVGMGETPAQRAELAFAVAELAPQSVPVNFLSPIAGTRLAHLRPMGALQALAALAVFKLIMPQAQIRACGGRAQILGDLAPLMFLAGASAAMTGNYLTTQGPQSQRDLAVIAALGLRPVLPPREE, encoded by the coding sequence GTGAGCCAAACGCCTTTTCCCGATCCCCTGGCCCTGGCGGGCCGGCCGCCCACGCCCGCCGAAGCCGCCGCCTGGCTGGAGCCGGACGACCTGGGCCAACTGGGCCGCCTGCTGGCCGCCGCCGGCGCGGCCCGTCAGCGCTGGCAGGCCGACGCGGTGGAGCTTTGCGCCATCGTCAACGCCCGCTCGGGCCGCTGTAGCGAGGACTGCGCTTTCTGCGCCCAGAGCGCCCATCACCACACCGACGCCCAGGTCTATCCGCTGCTTTCCGCCACCGAGATCGCCCAGCGGGCCGAGCGCGCCGCCGACTGCGGGGCGCTGCGCTTTGGCCTGGTCACCAGCGGCAAAGGCTGCCCCAGCGGCCGCGACCTGGACGAGATCTGCCGGGCGCTGGAGCTGATCGTCAAGCGGGGGCGCATTTTGCCCTGCGCCTCGCTGGGCCTGCTGAACGCCGCCCAGGCCCGCCGCCTGGTCGAGGCCGGCCTGCGGCGCTATCACCACAACCTGGAGAGCGGGCCGAGCTATTTCCCCAGCATCTGCGCCAGCCACGCCTTCGAGGAGCGCGTCGAGACCGTGCGCGTGGCCCAGCAGGCCGGCCTGGAGGTCTGCTGTGGCGGCATCGTGGGCATGGGCGAGACGCCGGCCCAGCGCGCCGAGTTGGCCTTTGCCGTGGCCGAACTGGCCCCCCAGAGCGTGCCCGTCAATTTCCTCAGCCCCATCGCCGGCACCAGGCTGGCCCACTTGCGGCCCATGGGCGCCCTCCAGGCCCTGGCCGCCCTGGCCGTGTTCAAGCTGATCATGCCCCAGGCCCAGATCCGCGCCTGTGGCGGCCGCGCCCAGATTCTGGGCGATCTGGCCCCGCTGATGTTCCTGGCCGGGGCCAGCGCCGCCATGACCGGCAACTATCTGACCACCCAAGGCCCCCAGTCCCAGCGCGATCTGGCCGTCATCGCCGCCCTGGGCCTGCGGCCGGTCTTGCCGCCCCGCGAGGAGTGA
- a CDS encoding metal ABC transporter ATP-binding protein, with amino-acid sequence MNDQSHNQIDPHGPKAIELAGVSFGYGGRPVLEEVNLAVEQGDFVAVVGPNGGGKTTLLKLILGLIAPQRGSVRLLGRSPRQARAQVGYMPQQSSLDRAFPITVLGAVLMGRLGNRPGFWRGADRQAAHLALEQVGLAALAQRPLAALSGGQRQRALVARALVGEPRLLLLDEPTSNVDVQAEEEFYDLLLRLNQRMTIVVVTHDLGFVSPYVRHVVCVNRQVLIHPTSDVTGEVISQIYGGPVNMVRHDHKKNGGCFHG; translated from the coding sequence ATGAACGATCAGAGCCATAACCAGATCGACCCCCACGGGCCCAAGGCCATCGAACTTGCCGGCGTGAGTTTTGGCTACGGCGGCCGGCCGGTGCTGGAGGAGGTCAACCTGGCCGTGGAGCAGGGCGATTTCGTGGCCGTGGTGGGGCCCAACGGCGGCGGCAAGACGACCCTGCTCAAGTTGATCCTGGGCCTGATCGCCCCCCAGCGCGGCAGCGTGCGCCTTTTGGGCCGATCGCCGCGCCAGGCCAGGGCCCAGGTGGGCTACATGCCCCAGCAATCCAGCCTCGACCGCGCCTTTCCCATCACCGTCCTCGGCGCGGTGCTGATGGGCCGCCTGGGCAACCGGCCCGGCTTTTGGCGCGGGGCCGACCGCCAGGCCGCGCATCTGGCCCTGGAGCAGGTCGGCCTGGCCGCCCTGGCCCAGCGGCCCCTGGCCGCCCTCAGCGGCGGCCAACGCCAGCGGGCGCTGGTGGCCCGGGCCCTGGTGGGCGAGCCCCGCCTGCTGCTGCTGGACGAGCCCACCAGCAACGTCGACGTCCAGGCCGAGGAAGAGTTCTACGACCTGCTGCTGCGGCTCAACCAGCGCATGACCATCGTCGTGGTCACCCACGACCTGGGCTTTGTTTCGCCCTACGTGCGCCACGTCGTCTGCGTCAACCGTCAGGTGCTGATCCACCCCACCTCCGACGTCACCGGCGAGGTGATCAGCCAGATCTACGGCGGGCCGGTGAACATGGTGCGCCACGATCACAAAAAGAACGGCGGGTGCTTCCATGGCTGA
- a CDS encoding TrkH family potassium uptake protein yields MNVAFAISLVGLICLGVGLCMLLPLAVALIHAEPGWLAFLGGSFVCCLLGGVLFWSFRDRRVKELNHREGMAVVGLSWLAAGVLGGLPLLLSGDFKSWADAVFESVSGFTTTGASVLTNVEAAQKCVLFWRALTHWLGGMGFIVLGVAVLPFLGVGGMQLYKAEAPSPTPDRLVPRIADTAKALWWIYVLLTAAEALLLLLGGMDLFDSLCHAMATMATGGFSTKNLSVGHWPSPFIQWVVTIFMILAGINFTLHFQLFSQRRWDAFWRDEECRFYLALTVGAALIITICLWLAQGLDTASALRLAFFQTATILTTTGFATADYTLWPPLALAVLTMLLFIGGSAGSTGGGPKVMRVLVVLKQSLAEFGRLIHPRMVNPVKLGRRTVDKQVVAAIWAFMGLYLACFALTTLGLAALGLDGQTAFSAAIACLGNIGPGLGPIVGPVGNYASLPEAGKWLLSAAMLVGRLEVYTVLVLFIPGLWRD; encoded by the coding sequence GTGAACGTCGCCTTCGCCATATCGTTGGTGGGCCTGATCTGCCTGGGCGTGGGCCTGTGCATGCTCTTGCCCCTGGCCGTGGCCCTGATCCACGCCGAGCCGGGTTGGCTGGCCTTTTTGGGCGGGTCTTTTGTCTGCTGCCTGCTGGGCGGGGTATTGTTCTGGTCTTTCCGCGACCGCCGGGTCAAGGAGCTGAACCACCGCGAGGGCATGGCCGTGGTGGGCCTTTCGTGGCTGGCGGCCGGGGTGCTGGGCGGGCTGCCGCTTCTGCTTTCGGGCGATTTCAAATCGTGGGCCGACGCGGTGTTCGAGTCGGTCAGCGGCTTCACCACCACCGGGGCCAGCGTGCTCACCAACGTGGAGGCCGCCCAGAAATGCGTGCTGTTCTGGCGGGCGCTGACCCACTGGCTGGGCGGCATGGGCTTTATCGTTTTGGGCGTGGCGGTGTTGCCGTTTCTGGGCGTGGGCGGCATGCAGCTCTACAAGGCCGAGGCGCCCTCGCCCACGCCCGACCGCCTGGTCCCACGCATCGCCGACACGGCCAAGGCCCTGTGGTGGATCTACGTCCTGCTCACCGCCGCCGAGGCCTTGCTGCTTTTGCTGGGCGGCATGGACCTTTTCGATTCGCTCTGCCACGCCATGGCCACCATGGCCACCGGCGGTTTTTCCACCAAAAACCTGAGCGTGGGCCACTGGCCAAGCCCGTTCATCCAGTGGGTGGTCACCATCTTCATGATCCTGGCCGGCATCAATTTCACCCTGCATTTTCAGCTTTTCAGCCAGCGCCGTTGGGACGCCTTCTGGCGCGACGAGGAGTGCCGCTTTTATCTGGCCCTGACCGTGGGCGCGGCGCTGATCATCACAATCTGCCTTTGGCTGGCCCAGGGCCTCGACACGGCTTCCGCCCTGCGCCTGGCCTTTTTCCAGACAGCCACCATCCTCACCACCACCGGCTTCGCCACCGCCGACTACACCCTGTGGCCGCCGCTGGCCTTGGCGGTGCTGACGATGCTTCTGTTCATCGGCGGTTCGGCCGGCTCCACCGGCGGCGGGCCCAAGGTGATGCGGGTGTTGGTAGTGCTCAAGCAGTCGTTGGCCGAGTTTGGCCGGCTGATCCACCCGCGCATGGTAAACCCGGTCAAGCTGGGCCGGCGGACGGTGGACAAGCAGGTCGTGGCGGCGATCTGGGCCTTCATGGGCCTTTATCTGGCCTGCTTCGCCCTGACGACCCTGGGGCTGGCCGCCCTGGGCCTGGATGGCCAGACAGCCTTTTCGGCGGCCATCGCCTGTCTGGGCAACATCGGCCCCGGCCTGGGGCCCATCGTCGGGCCGGTGGGCAACTACGCCAGCCTGCCCGAGGCCGGTAAGTGGCTGCTTTCGGCGGCCATGCTGGTGGGCCGGCTGGAGGTCTACACGGTGCTGGTGTTGTTCATCCCTGGTTTGTGGCGCGATTGA
- a CDS encoding PHP domain-containing protein, which yields MTQSTTALIDLHTHTTASDGSCRPAEVVAAAKAAGLAAVAITDHDTTAGLDEALAAGRELGLEVIPGVEISVNGGPTGSMHVLGLFVDHHRPDFAQAMERLQEARAQRNPQIAQKLQEMGVAVTMDMVRAHAGGGLVGRAHFAQAMVELGAVANRQEAFGRYLARGKPAYVEKYRLECDQAMALLRAAGGVPVLAHPGLLKQPPTALEALLRQLASMGLEGLEAHYSEHDELLTKRLQAMAGKLGLIVTGGSDFHGAAKPDIRLGTGLGLLRTPASLLEPLRRRRDRIRALAAQ from the coding sequence ATGACTCAATCTACCACCGCCTTGATCGATTTGCACACCCACACCACCGCCAGCGACGGCTCTTGCCGCCCGGCCGAGGTCGTCGCCGCCGCCAAGGCCGCCGGCCTGGCCGCCGTGGCCATCACCGACCACGACACCACCGCCGGCCTCGACGAAGCCCTGGCCGCCGGCCGCGAACTGGGCCTGGAGGTCATCCCCGGCGTGGAGATCAGCGTCAACGGCGGACCCACCGGCTCGATGCACGTGCTGGGCCTGTTTGTCGACCACCACCGGCCGGATTTTGCCCAGGCCATGGAGCGCCTGCAAGAGGCCCGCGCCCAGCGCAACCCGCAAATCGCCCAAAAGCTGCAAGAAATGGGCGTCGCCGTGACCATGGACATGGTCCGCGCCCACGCCGGCGGCGGGCTGGTTGGCCGGGCCCACTTCGCCCAGGCCATGGTAGAACTGGGCGCGGTGGCCAACCGCCAGGAGGCCTTTGGCCGCTACCTGGCCCGGGGCAAGCCGGCCTATGTCGAGAAATATCGCCTGGAGTGCGACCAGGCCATGGCCCTGCTGCGCGCCGCCGGCGGCGTGCCGGTGCTGGCCCATCCGGGCCTGTTGAAGCAGCCGCCCACGGCCCTGGAGGCGTTGCTGCGCCAGTTGGCGTCCATGGGCCTGGAAGGCCTGGAGGCCCATTATTCCGAGCACGACGAGCTGCTGACAAAACGCCTGCAAGCCATGGCCGGCAAGCTCGGTTTGATCGTCACCGGCGGCTCGGACTTTCACGGCGCGGCCAAGCCCGACATCCGCCTGGGCACGGGCCTGGGCCTGCTGCGCACGCCGGCCAGCCTGCTGGAGCCCCTGCGCCGTCGCCGCGACCGCATCCGCGCCCTGGCCGCCCAGTGA
- the bioF gene encoding 8-amino-7-oxononanoate synthase: protein MSQGCAHPALAALVRRMADRRRDGLHRSLRGVGPAGGPRVIVDGRQVLLMASNDYLGLSRHHRLARAASRAALAHGAGAGASRLISGTLDCHQQLERQIAAFKKTEAALFFCTGYMANVGCVAGLCGPGDFIVSDALNHASLIDACRLGRATVKVYPHADAAAAQALLAQAPAGALKLLITDGVFSMDGDLAPLPELLAVARRHGALLLVDDAHATGVWGAGGRGSLEHFGLAPESDIIQVGTLSKALGGLGGFVAGAAVVIDCLINLARPFVFSTAAPPAQVAAAAEALRVVEDEAHLRHKLHGLCALLRGLLEEGGLRLLSPAGPIIPILVGDAHRALAMGQALLAEGVFAPAIRPPTVPQGSSRIRLTVTAAHEEADMRFAARAVLRAAREVGLCP, encoded by the coding sequence TTGAGCCAGGGATGCGCGCATCCGGCCCTGGCCGCCCTGGTCCGACGCATGGCCGACCGCCGCCGGGACGGCCTGCACCGCTCCTTGCGCGGCGTGGGCCCGGCCGGCGGGCCACGGGTGATCGTCGATGGCCGCCAGGTGCTGTTGATGGCCTCCAACGATTATCTGGGCCTGAGCCGTCACCATCGCCTGGCCCGGGCCGCCAGCCGGGCCGCCCTGGCCCACGGGGCCGGCGCGGGGGCCAGCCGGCTGATCTCGGGCACGCTGGATTGCCACCAGCAGTTGGAGCGCCAGATAGCCGCCTTTAAAAAGACCGAGGCGGCGCTGTTTTTCTGTACCGGCTACATGGCCAACGTCGGCTGCGTGGCCGGCCTGTGCGGCCCGGGCGATTTTATCGTAAGCGACGCGCTCAACCACGCCAGCCTGATCGACGCCTGCCGCCTCGGCCGGGCCACGGTCAAGGTCTATCCCCACGCCGACGCCGCGGCGGCCCAGGCCCTCTTGGCCCAGGCCCCGGCCGGGGCCCTGAAGCTCTTGATCACCGATGGCGTTTTTTCCATGGACGGCGACCTGGCCCCTTTGCCGGAGCTGTTGGCCGTGGCCCGCCGCCACGGAGCGCTGTTGCTCGTTGACGACGCCCACGCCACCGGCGTCTGGGGGGCCGGCGGCCGGGGCTCGCTGGAGCATTTTGGCCTGGCCCCGGAGAGTGATATAATTCAAGTAGGCACCCTCAGCAAGGCCCTGGGCGGCCTGGGCGGCTTCGTGGCCGGGGCGGCGGTGGTCATCGACTGCCTGATCAACCTGGCGCGGCCCTTTGTCTTCAGCACCGCCGCGCCGCCGGCCCAGGTGGCCGCCGCCGCCGAGGCCCTGCGGGTGGTGGAGGACGAAGCGCATCTGCGCCACAAGCTGCACGGGCTTTGCGCGCTGCTGCGCGGTCTGCTCGAGGAGGGCGGGTTGCGGCTGCTTTCGCCGGCCGGGCCGATCATCCCCATCCTGGTCGGCGACGCCCACCGCGCCCTGGCCATGGGCCAGGCCCTGCTGGCCGAGGGCGTTTTCGCGCCGGCCATCCGGCCGCCCACGGTGCCCCAGGGCTCCAGTCGCATCCGGCTGACCGTCACCGCCGCCCACGAGGAGGCGGACATGCGTTTCGCCGCCAGGGCCGTGCTCCGGGCGGCCAGGGAGGTTGGCTTATGCCCCTAG
- the bioA gene encoding adenosylmethionine--8-amino-7-oxononanoate transaminase has product MSNAAEIVQKDLACLWHPFTQQKIWPSEPPLVISGGQGNWLVDIDGKRYFDGVSSLWVTVHGHGEPAINQAIKEQVEALDHSTMLGLTHPKAALLAAELARLTPPSLSRVFFSESGSTAVEIALKIAYQYWQLKGQSKKRTFVSLAEAYHGDTIGAVSIGGIELFHEVYRPLLFAKHTIAQPNKNKPGSAERSVADLARVLAEHAEEICALVIEPRVQGAAGMIIQPDGYLSTVCRMAHEAGVLVVADEVATGFGRTGAMFACQLEGVCPDLMALGKGLTGGVLPLAATMASEEIYEAFLGEFDEFRHFFHGHTYTGNPIACAAALANLALMQSRDILANVAARAAQLARGLAELARLDHVVDVRQQGMMCGVELAADKASGLAYAPGRRMGHQVIMAARRRGVIIRPLGDTVVLMPPLSSSEQEIAFLLEVVGQAIVEATEEGA; this is encoded by the coding sequence ATGTCCAACGCCGCCGAGATCGTCCAAAAAGACCTGGCCTGCCTCTGGCACCCCTTCACCCAGCAAAAGATCTGGCCCAGCGAGCCGCCCCTGGTCATCAGCGGCGGCCAGGGCAACTGGCTCGTCGACATCGACGGCAAGCGCTATTTCGATGGCGTCAGCTCCCTGTGGGTCACCGTCCACGGCCACGGCGAGCCGGCCATCAACCAGGCCATCAAAGAGCAGGTCGAGGCCCTGGACCACTCGACCATGCTGGGCCTGACCCACCCCAAGGCCGCGCTTTTGGCCGCCGAACTGGCGCGCCTGACGCCGCCGAGCCTCAGCCGCGTGTTTTTTTCCGAAAGCGGCTCGACGGCGGTGGAGATCGCCCTCAAGATCGCCTACCAATATTGGCAGCTCAAGGGCCAGAGCAAAAAGCGCACCTTTGTCTCGCTGGCCGAGGCCTATCACGGCGACACCATCGGCGCGGTGAGCATCGGCGGCATCGAGCTGTTTCACGAGGTCTACCGGCCGCTGCTGTTCGCCAAGCACACCATCGCCCAGCCCAACAAAAACAAACCCGGCAGCGCCGAACGCTCGGTGGCCGATCTGGCCCGCGTGCTGGCCGAGCACGCCGAGGAGATCTGCGCCCTGGTCATCGAGCCCCGCGTGCAGGGCGCGGCCGGCATGATCATCCAGCCCGACGGCTATCTCTCCACCGTCTGCCGCATGGCCCACGAGGCCGGCGTGCTGGTGGTGGCCGACGAGGTGGCCACGGGCTTTGGCCGCACCGGGGCCATGTTCGCCTGCCAGTTGGAGGGCGTTTGCCCCGACCTGATGGCCCTGGGCAAGGGCCTGACCGGCGGCGTGCTGCCCCTGGCCGCGACCATGGCCAGCGAGGAGATCTACGAGGCGTTTTTGGGCGAGTTCGACGAGTTCCGTCACTTTTTCCACGGTCACACCTACACCGGCAACCCCATCGCCTGCGCGGCGGCCCTGGCCAACCTGGCCCTGATGCAATCCCGCGACATTCTGGCCAACGTGGCGGCCCGGGCCGCGCAACTGGCCCGGGGCCTGGCCGAGCTGGCCCGTTTGGACCACGTGGTCGACGTGCGCCAGCAGGGCATGATGTGCGGCGTGGAGCTGGCCGCTGACAAGGCCTCGGGCCTGGCCTACGCGCCGGGCCGGCGCATGGGCCACCAGGTGATCATGGCCGCTCGCCGGCGGGGGGTGATCATCCGGCCGCTGGGCGACACGGTGGTTTTGATGCCGCCGCTTTCCAGCAGCGAGCAAGAGATCGCCTTTTTGCTGGAGGTGGTCGGCCAGGCCATTGTCGAAGCCACGGAGGAAGGCGCTTGA